From Micromonospora rhizosphaerae, the proteins below share one genomic window:
- a CDS encoding EamA family transporter has translation MSSHTASASPPRPGSRWSPGTRPALIWTALILVYVLWGSTYLGIRIAVESLPPLTSAAGRFAAAGLVLAAVLRIRRGPGALRVDRRQLASAVGVGVLLLAGGNGLVVFAESGPVGVAVPSGIAALLVATVPLLVVLLRTVAGDRPRLWTFAGVTLGFVGLILLVLPTGGSGAVPLAGALTVVAAATSWSVGSFLSGRLQMPADPFVATVYEMLAGAVALAVVAVARGELRGFSPAEVTGRSWAALAYLMVAGSLVAFTAYVWLLHHAPISLVATYAYVNPAVAVALGALLAAEPVTARVLLGGAVIVAGVALVVSTERPRRLVDEAVPEPARR, from the coding sequence ATGAGCTCACACACCGCAAGTGCGTCGCCGCCCCGCCCCGGGTCCAGGTGGTCCCCGGGCACCCGTCCGGCCCTGATCTGGACCGCGCTGATCCTGGTCTACGTCCTCTGGGGCTCCACCTACCTGGGCATCCGGATCGCGGTCGAGTCGCTGCCCCCGCTCACCTCCGCGGCCGGACGGTTCGCCGCCGCCGGTCTGGTGCTGGCGGCCGTGCTGCGGATCCGCCGCGGGCCGGGCGCGCTCCGGGTCGACCGGCGTCAGCTCGCTTCCGCCGTCGGGGTCGGGGTGCTCCTGCTCGCCGGCGGCAACGGCCTGGTGGTGTTCGCCGAGTCCGGGCCGGTCGGGGTGGCGGTCCCCTCCGGGATCGCAGCGCTGCTGGTGGCCACCGTCCCGCTGCTGGTCGTGCTGCTGCGTACGGTCGCCGGCGACCGGCCTCGGCTCTGGACCTTCGCCGGGGTGACGCTGGGCTTCGTCGGCCTGATTCTGCTCGTGCTCCCCACCGGCGGCTCGGGGGCGGTGCCGCTGGCCGGAGCCCTGACCGTGGTCGCCGCGGCCACCTCCTGGTCCGTCGGGTCGTTCCTCTCCGGACGCCTCCAGATGCCCGCCGACCCCTTCGTGGCCACCGTCTACGAGATGCTCGCCGGAGCCGTGGCGCTCGCCGTGGTCGCCGTCGCTCGCGGAGAGCTGCGCGGCTTCTCGCCGGCTGAGGTGACCGGCCGCTCCTGGGCGGCGCTGGCGTACCTGATGGTGGCCGGCTCGCTGGTCGCCTTCACCGCGTACGTCTGGCTGCTGCACCACGCCCCGATCTCCCTGGTCGCCACGTACGCGTACGTCAACCCGGCGGTCGCGGTGGCGCTCGGCGCGCTGCTCGCCGCCGAGCCGGTGACCGCGCGGGTGCTGCTCGGCGGCGCGGTGATCGTCGCCGGCGTGGCGCTGGTGGTGAGCACCGAGCGCCCGCGCCGGCTGGTCGACGAGGCGGTACCGGAGCCGGCCCGCCGGTAG
- a CDS encoding ATP-binding protein, producing the protein MDPVRNPYAPGAGQRPPELAGRGRELDVFDVVLERIARGRPERSLMLTGLRGVGKTVLLNTLRSQAINRLWGTGKIEARPDQSLRRPVAAALHMAVRELAPRHRAPDRIDGFLGVLKAFAQRSAPTGRGAPKLRDRWQPGIDVPASSGRADSGDIEIDLVELLTDAAAVATDVGTGIAIFIDEMQDLGAEDVSALCAACHELSQLGAPLIVVGAGLPHLPAVLSAAKSYSERLFRYQRIDRLDRIAADQALCAPAEREEVEYEQKALDLLYEKSGGYPYFVQAYGKATWDHAPRSPITAADVRVAAPEAEAELAVGFFGSRFERATPAEREYMRAMATLSLVEGEESGSDDMDAAVPTAEIARSLGRKPASLSPARDALIKKGLIYSGERGTVAFTVPHFGRYLRTQPA; encoded by the coding sequence GTGGATCCGGTCCGCAACCCGTACGCCCCGGGCGCCGGTCAGCGCCCGCCCGAACTCGCCGGGCGGGGGCGGGAGCTGGACGTCTTCGACGTCGTGCTGGAGCGCATCGCCCGGGGTCGCCCGGAGCGCAGCCTGATGCTCACCGGCCTGCGCGGCGTCGGCAAGACCGTCCTGCTCAACACCCTCCGCTCGCAGGCGATCAACCGCCTGTGGGGCACCGGCAAGATCGAGGCCCGCCCCGACCAGTCGCTGCGCCGCCCGGTGGCCGCCGCGCTGCACATGGCGGTCCGCGAGCTCGCCCCCCGACACCGCGCACCGGACCGGATCGACGGCTTCCTCGGCGTGCTCAAGGCGTTCGCCCAGCGCTCCGCGCCGACCGGACGCGGCGCCCCGAAGCTGCGCGACCGCTGGCAGCCGGGCATCGACGTACCGGCGAGCAGCGGTCGCGCCGACTCCGGGGACATCGAGATCGACCTGGTGGAACTGCTCACCGACGCCGCGGCGGTGGCCACCGACGTGGGCACCGGCATCGCGATCTTCATCGACGAGATGCAGGACCTCGGCGCGGAGGACGTCTCCGCCCTCTGCGCCGCCTGCCACGAGCTGTCCCAGCTCGGCGCGCCGCTGATCGTGGTCGGCGCCGGGCTGCCGCACCTGCCGGCCGTGCTCAGCGCCGCCAAGTCGTACTCCGAACGGCTCTTCCGCTATCAGCGGATCGACCGGCTGGACCGGATCGCCGCCGACCAGGCGCTCTGCGCGCCGGCCGAGCGGGAGGAGGTCGAGTACGAGCAGAAGGCGCTCGACCTGCTCTACGAAAAGTCAGGCGGGTACCCCTACTTCGTCCAGGCGTACGGGAAGGCCACCTGGGACCACGCCCCCCGCTCGCCGATCACCGCCGCCGACGTCCGGGTCGCCGCGCCCGAGGCCGAGGCCGAGCTGGCCGTCGGCTTCTTCGGCTCCCGGTTCGAGCGGGCCACCCCGGCGGAACGCGAGTACATGCGGGCCATGGCGACGCTCTCGCTGGTGGAGGGGGAGGAGAGCGGAAGCGACGACATGGACGCGGCGGTGCCCACCGCGGAGATCGCCCGGTCGCTCGGACGCAAGCCGGCCAGCCTGTCGCCGGCCCGGGACGCCTTGATCAAGAAGGGGCTGATCTACTCCGGCGAGCGGGGCACGGTCGCCTTCACCGTCCCGCACTTCGGCCGGTACCTGCGCACCCAGCCGGCCTGA
- a CDS encoding GNAT family N-acetyltransferase — MTILRLRPEDPADEAPVARVLAAAFARPDVATPPEVELVEELRHSDAWIPELAIVAEYGGEVVGYALLTRVRVCSDGDGGSAPALALGPVAVAPHRQRIGLGTAAVQAALDAAAELGERLVVVLGDPAFYRRFGFSRADRMGLTSPWSGLGEPWQALVLPPSTSDDGPPPRGEVVFPPPWSKV, encoded by the coding sequence GTGACGATCCTGCGGCTCCGACCCGAGGATCCGGCGGACGAGGCGCCGGTCGCCCGGGTGCTGGCCGCCGCCTTCGCCCGACCGGACGTGGCCACCCCGCCCGAGGTGGAGCTGGTCGAGGAGCTGCGGCACAGCGATGCCTGGATCCCGGAGCTGGCCATCGTCGCCGAGTACGGCGGTGAGGTGGTCGGCTACGCCCTGCTGACCCGGGTCCGGGTGTGTTCGGACGGCGACGGCGGATCGGCCCCGGCGCTGGCGCTCGGACCGGTTGCGGTCGCGCCGCACCGGCAGCGGATCGGGCTCGGCACGGCCGCGGTGCAGGCCGCCCTGGACGCCGCGGCCGAGCTGGGCGAGCGGCTGGTGGTGGTGCTCGGCGACCCGGCGTTCTACCGGCGCTTCGGCTTCAGCCGGGCCGACCGGATGGGGCTGACCAGCCCCTGGTCGGGGCTGGGCGAGCCGTGGCAGGCACTGGTGCTGCCGCCGTCGACCAGCGACGACGGCCCGCCGCCGCGGGGTGAGGTGGTCTTCCCGCCGCCCTGGTCCAAGGTCTGA
- a CDS encoding DoxX family protein, translating to MKPVRSLARVMLSGIFVVSGARNLQNPGRLVPTAKPVIDRVTPLLQNLSPRVPTDTATMIRANSATQLVAGLMLATGRFTRPAALVLAGTLVPTTIAGHRFWENDDPVARNNNQIHFLKNLGLLGGLLLAAADTEGKPGLRWRAGHRIGHSRSSVQRAVRTARREAKIAVRSAATARRLPG from the coding sequence ATGAAACCCGTGCGCTCCCTCGCCCGCGTCATGTTGAGCGGCATCTTCGTGGTCAGCGGCGCCCGCAATCTGCAGAACCCGGGTCGCCTCGTCCCGACGGCCAAGCCGGTCATCGACCGGGTCACTCCGCTGCTCCAGAACCTCTCGCCCCGGGTCCCGACCGACACCGCGACGATGATCCGCGCCAACTCGGCCACCCAGCTCGTCGCTGGGCTGATGCTGGCCACCGGCAGGTTCACCCGACCCGCCGCGCTGGTCCTGGCCGGCACGCTGGTGCCGACCACCATCGCCGGCCATCGCTTCTGGGAGAACGACGACCCGGTGGCCCGGAACAACAACCAGATCCACTTCCTGAAGAACCTCGGCCTCCTCGGCGGGCTGCTGCTCGCCGCCGCGGACACCGAGGGGAAGCCCGGGCTGCGCTGGCGGGCCGGCCACCGGATCGGCCACTCGCGAAGCTCGGTGCAGCGCGCCGTCCGGACCGCCCGGCGGGAGGCGAAGATCGCCGTACGCTCGGCGGCCACCGCCCGACGACTCCCGGGCTGA
- a CDS encoding glycosyltransferase 87 family protein → MPATVGRRVGRLAPVHRATRGIDRRTVVRTGIVAAVAYAAWLAIGAFGRPYNFFDMKIYHGAVVWWASGNELYEFIAPATTLGFTYPPFAALLMLPMSWLPVGAAGWLNALASIAALAVVLAALLRPIVDRLGWPLWFTVGIAVPMAVAIEPSRETLGYGQVNLLLFALIMADLIGLRWRARRGTHHDTADSALARFAYSGVWAGAGIGLATAVKLTPALFIVYLMTTRQWRAALTAIGTTIGVTLGAFALVGPESRAYFGSVLWQTERVGAADMTANQSLAGLLARLYDSIETPGLLWLAFSVLVLALGLSRAATARADGDELTAFTLVGLTANVISPISWSHHLVWVIPAIIVLADAGVRRREASRGLPPRAATPSVAGGVPGVNALRPPIWYPALTGFRHGAAAVGLYLLFLISPIWPYEHQLPEVSHYQDGLFGALMENSLAIALIMLVAALPWRPGAEPAFYNDRLVRAAQLAAARR, encoded by the coding sequence ATGCCGGCGACCGTCGGTAGACGGGTGGGCCGCCTCGCCCCAGTCCACCGCGCAACGCGTGGGATCGATCGCAGGACAGTCGTACGGACCGGCATCGTGGCCGCCGTCGCCTACGCCGCATGGCTCGCCATCGGCGCCTTCGGGCGGCCGTACAACTTCTTCGACATGAAGATCTACCACGGTGCCGTGGTGTGGTGGGCGAGCGGCAACGAGCTCTACGAGTTCATCGCGCCCGCCACGACGCTCGGTTTCACCTACCCACCCTTCGCCGCCCTGCTCATGCTGCCGATGTCGTGGCTGCCGGTGGGGGCCGCCGGCTGGCTCAACGCGCTCGCCAGCATCGCCGCGCTCGCGGTCGTCCTGGCCGCGCTGCTGCGCCCGATCGTCGACCGGCTCGGCTGGCCGCTCTGGTTCACCGTGGGCATCGCCGTGCCGATGGCCGTCGCCATCGAGCCGTCCCGGGAGACGCTCGGCTACGGCCAGGTCAACCTGCTGCTCTTCGCACTGATCATGGCGGACCTGATCGGGCTGCGCTGGCGGGCGAGGCGGGGCACCCACCACGACACCGCCGACTCCGCGCTGGCCCGGTTCGCCTACAGCGGGGTCTGGGCCGGGGCGGGCATCGGCCTGGCCACCGCGGTCAAGCTGACCCCGGCGCTCTTCATCGTGTACCTGATGACCACCCGGCAGTGGCGGGCCGCGCTGACCGCGATCGGCACCACGATCGGCGTGACGCTCGGGGCGTTCGCGCTGGTCGGGCCGGAATCCCGGGCATATTTCGGCAGCGTGCTCTGGCAGACCGAGCGGGTCGGGGCGGCGGACATGACCGCCAACCAGTCCCTCGCCGGGCTGCTGGCCCGGCTCTACGACTCGATCGAGACGCCCGGCCTGCTCTGGCTCGCTTTCTCGGTGCTGGTCCTGGCGCTGGGGCTGTCCCGGGCCGCCACCGCGCGGGCCGACGGCGACGAGCTGACCGCCTTCACCCTGGTCGGGCTCACCGCCAACGTGATCAGCCCGATCTCCTGGTCGCACCACCTGGTCTGGGTCATCCCGGCGATCATCGTGCTGGCCGACGCCGGGGTACGCCGGCGGGAGGCGAGCCGCGGTCTGCCGCCGCGCGCCGCGACGCCCTCGGTGGCCGGCGGCGTGCCCGGGGTCAACGCGCTGCGCCCGCCGATCTGGTACCCGGCGCTCACCGGGTTCCGCCACGGGGCGGCCGCGGTCGGGCTCTACCTGCTCTTCCTGATCTCGCCCATCTGGCCGTACGAGCACCAACTCCCCGAGGTGTCGCACTACCAGGACGGCCTGTTCGGCGCGCTGATGGAGAACTCGCTGGCCATCGCCCTGATCATGCTGGTCGCGGCGCTGCCCTGGCGCCCCGGCGCGGAGCCGGCGTTCTACAACGACCGGTTGGTCCGGGCCGCCCAGCTCGCCGCCGCCCGCCGCTGA
- a CDS encoding molybdenum cofactor biosynthesis protein MoaE, whose amino-acid sequence MPARTVTPTSYGTVTDQPLDLAAHEAAVAGPRAGAVVSFQGVVRDHDHGRQVTSLEYEGHPTAEAVLRAVAAEVAADPDVYAVAVSHRIGPLEIGDVALVAAVSTAHRAAAFAACARLVDEVKARLPIWKRQVFADGTEEWVNCP is encoded by the coding sequence ATGCCCGCGCGGACGGTCACCCCGACCAGCTACGGCACCGTCACCGACCAGCCGCTCGACCTCGCCGCGCACGAGGCGGCGGTCGCCGGCCCCCGGGCCGGCGCGGTGGTCTCCTTCCAGGGCGTGGTCCGCGACCACGACCACGGGCGCCAGGTGACCAGCCTGGAGTACGAGGGTCACCCCACCGCCGAGGCGGTGCTGCGGGCGGTGGCCGCGGAGGTGGCCGCCGACCCGGACGTCTACGCGGTGGCCGTCTCGCACCGGATCGGCCCACTGGAGATCGGGGACGTGGCCCTGGTCGCGGCGGTCAGCACCGCGCACCGGGCCGCCGCGTTCGCGGCCTGTGCCCGGCTGGTCGACGAGGTGAAGGCGCGACTGCCGATCTGGAAGCGGCAGGTCTTCGCCGACGGCACCGAGGAGTGGGTGAACTGCCCCTGA
- a CDS encoding molybdopterin molybdotransferase MoeA: MSTETAAAAAEVAAPPPAEWAEARSRVYAVGLAAALPAVDRPLADTDGHTLAEPLTTRTDLPAFPTSSVDGWAVRGDGPWQVVGRVLAGTSPPPLTSDGTTVEIATGAMVPEGASAILRIEESTRTADGRVAGTPRPASEWREPGEEAYAGEELLPAGTPVDPALIGLAASCGHDTLRVRRQPRAALLVFGDELLTSGPPGAGRVRDALGPAVPAWLRRYGCQVRPADVIGPVADTLEAHVAALRAALADADLVCTTGGTMHGPVDHLHPALADLGADYVVNTVAVRPGFPMLLARLAGEDGRVRFVAGLPGNPQSAIVALVSLVAPLLAGLQGRPMPVLPQATLAEPVPGRGDYTHLALVRLDRAAGTAHPVRHVGSAMLRGLAGADGFAVIRPGTSGEPGARVPVVPLPLLPGERAW; this comes from the coding sequence ATGAGCACGGAAACCGCAGCCGCCGCGGCCGAGGTCGCCGCGCCGCCGCCGGCCGAGTGGGCGGAGGCCCGCTCCCGGGTGTATGCGGTCGGCCTCGCCGCCGCGCTCCCCGCGGTCGACCGGCCGCTCGCCGACACCGACGGCCACACCCTGGCCGAGCCGCTGACCACCCGGACGGACCTGCCCGCGTTCCCCACCTCCAGCGTGGACGGTTGGGCGGTGCGCGGAGACGGCCCGTGGCAGGTGGTCGGGCGCGTGCTCGCCGGGACCAGCCCGCCCCCGCTGACCAGCGACGGCACCACCGTCGAGATCGCCACCGGCGCGATGGTCCCCGAGGGGGCCAGTGCCATCCTGCGGATCGAGGAGTCCACCCGGACCGCCGACGGCCGGGTCGCCGGCACGCCGCGGCCCGCGTCGGAGTGGCGCGAGCCGGGCGAGGAGGCGTACGCCGGGGAGGAGCTGCTCCCGGCCGGCACCCCGGTCGACCCGGCGCTGATCGGGCTGGCCGCCTCCTGCGGCCACGACACCCTCCGGGTCCGCCGGCAGCCCCGCGCCGCCCTGCTGGTCTTCGGCGACGAGCTGCTGACCTCCGGCCCGCCCGGCGCCGGCCGGGTCCGCGACGCCCTCGGGCCGGCGGTGCCGGCCTGGCTGCGCCGGTACGGCTGCCAGGTGCGCCCGGCCGACGTGATCGGACCGGTGGCCGACACCCTCGAGGCCCACGTGGCCGCCCTGCGCGCGGCGCTCGCCGACGCGGACCTGGTCTGCACCACCGGCGGCACGATGCACGGCCCGGTCGACCACCTGCACCCGGCCCTGGCGGACCTGGGCGCGGACTACGTGGTCAACACCGTCGCGGTCCGCCCCGGCTTCCCGATGCTGCTGGCCCGGCTGGCCGGCGAGGACGGTCGGGTGCGCTTCGTCGCCGGCCTGCCGGGCAACCCGCAGTCCGCCATCGTCGCGCTGGTCTCGCTGGTCGCGCCCCTGCTCGCCGGCCTGCAGGGCCGGCCGATGCCGGTGCTGCCGCAGGCGACCTTGGCCGAGCCGGTGCCGGGCCGCGGCGACTACACCCACCTCGCCCTGGTCCGGCTGGACCGGGCCGCCGGCACCGCCCACCCGGTGCGCCACGTCGGCTCGGCGATGCTGCGGGGGCTGGCCGGAGCGGACGGCTTCGCGGTCATCCGCCCGGGCACCAGCGGGGAGCCCGGCGCCCGGGTGCCGGTCGTGCCGCTGCCGCTCCTGCCCGGGGAGCGGGCGTGGTGA
- a CDS encoding MogA/MoaB family molybdenum cofactor biosynthesis protein, which produces MIRARVIVASNRAAAGVYADTSGPLLVAGLRELGCQVDEPVVVPDGEPVGEALRAALADGIDVVLTSGGTGITPTDRTPDVTRALLDYEIPGIAEAIRAHSRDRIPASALSRGLAGVAGRMLVVNLPGSTGGAKDGLAVLGPILTHAVDQLRGGDH; this is translated from the coding sequence GTGATCCGGGCCAGGGTGATCGTCGCCTCCAACCGGGCGGCCGCCGGGGTGTACGCCGACACCAGCGGCCCGCTGCTGGTCGCCGGCCTGCGCGAGCTGGGCTGTCAGGTCGACGAGCCGGTCGTGGTGCCCGACGGCGAGCCGGTGGGCGAGGCGCTGCGCGCGGCCCTCGCCGACGGGATCGACGTGGTGCTGACCAGCGGGGGGACCGGCATCACGCCGACCGATCGGACCCCCGACGTGACCCGGGCCCTGCTCGACTATGAGATCCCCGGCATCGCCGAGGCGATCCGCGCGCACAGCCGGGACCGGATCCCCGCCTCCGCCCTCTCCCGGGGACTCGCCGGCGTGGCCGGCCGGATGCTGGTGGTCAACCTGCCCGGCTCGACCGGCGGCGCGAAGGACGGCCTCGCCGTGCTCGGGCCGATCCTGACCCACGCCGTCGATCAGCTGCGTGGCGGGGACCACTGA
- the moaC gene encoding cyclic pyranopterin monophosphate synthase MoaC codes for MTDPAQLTHVDPAGAARMVDVSAKPVSGRLAVAAGRLRTTAEVVDLLRRDGLPKGDALAVGRLAGIMGAKRTPELIPLCHPIALHGVTVDLRLTTDTVEITATARTADRTGVEMEALTAVAVAGLALVDMVKAVDPAASVDAVRVLRKEGGKTGEWVRPEDRP; via the coding sequence GTGACCGATCCCGCGCAGCTCACCCACGTCGACCCGGCCGGCGCCGCCCGCATGGTGGACGTCTCCGCCAAGCCGGTCTCCGGCCGGCTCGCCGTCGCCGCCGGCCGGCTGCGCACCACCGCCGAGGTGGTTGACCTGCTGCGCCGCGACGGCCTGCCCAAGGGCGACGCGCTCGCGGTCGGGCGGCTCGCCGGCATCATGGGTGCCAAGCGCACCCCCGAGCTGATCCCGCTCTGCCACCCGATCGCCCTGCACGGGGTGACCGTCGACCTGCGGCTCACCACCGACACCGTCGAGATCACCGCCACCGCGCGGACCGCCGACCGCACGGGGGTCGAGATGGAGGCGCTGACCGCGGTGGCCGTCGCGGGGCTCGCCCTGGTCGACATGGTCAAGGCGGTCGACCCGGCGGCCTCGGTGGACGCGGTCCGCGTGCTCCGCAAGGAGGGCGGCAAGACCGGCGAGTGGGTCCGGCCGGAGGACCGGCCGTGA
- a CDS encoding putative bifunctional diguanylate cyclase/phosphodiesterase, whose translation MTLAALGIASVSAPARSLADVATLLALALVIALGMLVKARIRIRSTTHLISWNETAIVLGAAVAPMSWVVLCTGVGVALASWRLPRIKLLFAISKNIIVAFGAGTTLAALHWGSSAEVPHLIGMLGVAYLVAALLDDLLAIPVIALASGTPVSRHFLSNLDLRLAGFAVRFVVAACTLLILKEDPRLLLAVPPLVLSLHLAYSTRIRTRTEQQAWQRLARTTDALNVVDLDQVLTTAVTQAAELFSADEVEIELREGGRVVRGGTRGIAYDGDAPEASTVGGTVVPVPLEGHDRSVDLGVLRLRFAGPVELSEREQYTLRTFASALCTAARNAQAYAELARVAAEHAHDAAHDSLTGLANRRQLLDEGTKQLTGRHADGVTALVLIDLNHFKEVNDTLGHGAGDRVLMQVADRLRGAASPGDLVARLGGDEFAVLLRRLPAPAIAAHRAEALLAPLHEPLDVDGMRISVEASGGIAVAPATGGMAELLRRADVAMYQAKRAGQRISTYAPTRDTADLGRLTLNGELPRAVADHEFTVNFQPIVDLGTGEVTGAEALARWRHPTHGLIDPLRFLEAVERSGLLPAFAEAILDQALIAAGTWRDAGFDLPVSVNVSPRSLLDARFPGAVLARLRAHDLPPDRLVLELTETLTLSQLDVVDRVLSRLRDSGVRLALDDFGTGYSSLSLLSRIPVHELKIDRSFVTAMESSAEAAAVIRSTLDLGRSLDLAVVAEGVESEPQRRALWELGCVAGQGHLFARPLPAGALLAALQRGAGGRPGVLAPPLHDAGAVIRLPGRRQGGRGRAAGSAQGAGLAAEEPKGR comes from the coding sequence ATGACCTTGGCCGCGCTCGGGATCGCCTCGGTGTCGGCGCCGGCCCGATCGCTGGCCGACGTGGCGACCTTACTGGCGCTCGCCCTCGTGATCGCGCTGGGCATGCTCGTCAAGGCGCGAATCCGCATCCGGTCCACGACACACCTGATCAGCTGGAATGAGACCGCCATCGTCCTCGGCGCGGCGGTCGCGCCGATGTCCTGGGTGGTGCTCTGCACCGGCGTCGGGGTCGCCCTCGCCTCGTGGCGGTTGCCCCGGATCAAGCTGCTCTTCGCCATCAGCAAGAACATCATCGTCGCCTTCGGCGCCGGCACCACGCTGGCGGCCCTGCACTGGGGATCCTCGGCGGAGGTGCCGCATCTCATCGGGATGCTGGGTGTCGCCTACCTGGTCGCCGCCCTCCTGGATGACCTCCTCGCGATTCCCGTCATCGCCCTCGCCTCCGGCACACCGGTCTCCCGCCACTTCCTCAGCAACCTCGACCTGCGGTTGGCCGGCTTCGCCGTGCGATTCGTGGTGGCCGCCTGCACGCTGCTCATCCTGAAGGAAGACCCCCGGCTGCTGCTCGCCGTGCCCCCGCTGGTGCTCAGCCTGCACCTGGCCTACTCGACCCGGATCCGCACCCGCACCGAGCAGCAGGCCTGGCAGCGGCTCGCCCGGACCACCGACGCGCTCAACGTCGTGGACCTCGACCAGGTCCTGACCACCGCTGTCACCCAGGCCGCCGAACTCTTCTCCGCCGACGAGGTCGAGATCGAGCTGCGCGAGGGCGGACGCGTCGTGCGGGGCGGCACCCGCGGCATCGCGTACGACGGCGACGCGCCCGAGGCCAGCACGGTGGGCGGGACGGTCGTCCCGGTCCCACTGGAGGGCCACGACCGCTCGGTCGACCTCGGCGTGCTGCGGCTGCGCTTCGCCGGACCGGTCGAGCTCTCCGAGCGCGAGCAGTACACCCTGCGTACCTTCGCCTCGGCCCTGTGCACCGCGGCCCGCAACGCTCAGGCGTACGCCGAGCTGGCCCGGGTCGCGGCGGAGCACGCGCACGACGCCGCGCACGACTCGCTGACCGGGCTGGCCAATCGGCGCCAGCTGCTCGACGAGGGCACCAAGCAGCTCACCGGCCGGCACGCCGACGGGGTGACCGCGCTGGTGCTGATCGACCTCAACCACTTCAAGGAGGTCAACGACACGCTCGGGCACGGCGCCGGGGACCGCGTGCTGATGCAGGTCGCCGACCGGCTGCGCGGCGCGGCCAGCCCCGGCGACCTGGTGGCCCGGCTCGGCGGCGACGAGTTCGCGGTGCTCCTGCGGCGGCTGCCGGCCCCGGCGATCGCCGCGCACCGGGCGGAGGCGCTGCTCGCCCCGCTGCACGAGCCGCTCGACGTGGACGGCATGCGGATCAGCGTGGAGGCCAGCGGCGGCATCGCCGTCGCGCCGGCCACGGGCGGCATGGCCGAGCTGCTGCGCCGCGCCGACGTGGCGATGTACCAGGCCAAGCGGGCCGGCCAGCGGATCTCGACGTACGCGCCGACGCGGGACACGGCCGACCTCGGCCGGCTCACCCTCAACGGCGAGCTGCCCCGGGCGGTGGCCGACCACGAGTTCACCGTCAACTTTCAACCGATCGTCGACCTCGGCACCGGCGAGGTCACCGGCGCGGAGGCGCTGGCCCGCTGGCGCCATCCGACGCACGGCCTGATCGACCCGCTGCGCTTCCTGGAGGCGGTGGAACGCTCCGGCCTGCTGCCGGCGTTCGCGGAGGCGATCCTCGACCAGGCGCTGATCGCGGCCGGCACCTGGCGCGACGCCGGCTTCGACCTGCCGGTGTCGGTGAACGTATCGCCCCGCAGTCTGCTCGATGCGCGCTTCCCCGGTGCCGTGCTGGCCCGGCTGCGGGCACACGACCTCCCGCCGGACCGGCTCGTGCTGGAGCTGACCGAGACGCTGACGCTCAGCCAGCTCGACGTGGTCGACCGGGTGCTCAGCCGGCTGCGCGACTCCGGCGTTCGGCTCGCCCTCGACGACTTCGGGACCGGCTACTCCTCGCTCTCCCTCCTCTCCCGCATCCCGGTGCACGAGCTGAAGATCGACCGCAGCTTCGTGACCGCAATGGAGAGTTCGGCCGAGGCGGCTGCGGTGATCCGCTCCACCCTGGACCTCGGCCGCAGCCTCGACCTGGCCGTGGTGGCCGAGGGAGTGGAGAGCGAGCCGCAGCGGCGGGCCCTCTGGGAACTGGGCTGCGTTGCGGGGCAGGGACACCTCTTCGCCCGGCCGTTGCCGGCCGGCGCGCTGCTCGCCGCCCTCCAGCGTGGAGCGGGCGGACGCCCGGGCGTCCTGGCTCCGCCGCTGCACGACGCGGGCGCGGTGATCCGCCTTCCCGGCCGCCGGCAGGGCGGTCGCGGGCGGGCGGCCGGCTCCGCGCAGGGCGCCGGCCTGGCCGCGGAGGAACCCAAGGGTCGGTGA